The following proteins come from a genomic window of Rhodoligotrophos sp. CJ14:
- a CDS encoding radical SAM/SPASM domain-containing protein → MVDVTNSCNLRCPVCPVTIAMTRKRGLMKLDLFKAIVDDFKKMKEKPAMYFNFSGEPTLNPALPDFVAYAHQNGHDTFLSTNATKLSQDMAERLITAGLGRVYLCMDGFSKEAQESYRVNSSFEEVKANIEMFLSTRRKLKVKNPKCVLQTLLTGYSEHQMEDIRSWAEDIGFDQIRFKTFSIGSYTTEQEKQEFSRFLPTREDLRRHPTGIQRATCTAPLHQTVVFWNGDLGLCCIDYDQMVQLPNIGEGGFLRAYLSDEAARARRKGYLKQFDICKGCSYSNAENMGMKIDLRQPI, encoded by the coding sequence GTGGTCGACGTCACCAATTCCTGCAATCTGCGCTGCCCCGTTTGCCCCGTCACCATCGCGATGACGCGCAAACGTGGGCTTATGAAGCTCGATCTGTTCAAAGCGATCGTCGATGACTTCAAGAAGATGAAGGAAAAGCCGGCGATGTATTTCAACTTCTCCGGCGAGCCGACACTTAATCCCGCATTGCCCGATTTTGTTGCTTATGCGCACCAGAATGGCCACGACACCTTCCTTTCGACCAATGCGACCAAGCTTTCCCAAGACATGGCCGAGCGCCTGATCACCGCCGGCCTTGGGCGCGTCTATCTGTGCATGGATGGCTTTTCCAAGGAGGCGCAGGAAAGCTATCGGGTGAACTCCAGCTTCGAGGAGGTGAAGGCGAATATCGAGATGTTCTTGTCCACGCGGCGCAAGCTTAAGGTCAAGAATCCCAAATGCGTTTTGCAAACCCTGCTGACCGGCTATTCCGAACATCAAATGGAGGATATCCGCAGCTGGGCCGAAGACATTGGCTTTGATCAGATTCGCTTCAAGACGTTCAGCATCGGCTCCTATACGACTGAACAGGAGAAGCAGGAATTCAGCCGCTTTCTTCCTACCCGTGAAGACCTTCGGCGCCATCCGACCGGAATACAGCGCGCCACCTGTACCGCCCCGCTCCATCAGACCGTCGTCTTCTGGAATGGCGATCTAGGTCTTTGCTGCATTGATTATGACCAGATGGTCCAGTTGCCCAATATTGGCGAGGGCGGTTTCCTCAGGGCTTATTTATCGGACGAGGCAGCCCGTGCACGCAGGAAGGGATACTTGAAGCAATTCGATATTTGTAAAGGATGTTCTTATTCGAATGCAGAAAATATGGGTATGAAGATTGACCTGAGACAGCCGATATGA
- a CDS encoding ABC transporter transmembrane domain-containing protein, with the protein MESNLFWYIWNHTKKQQIWILAIILLSMPVYFVSLDLPKQIVNGPITGEGFEAANATARFLRLAFGLPQFLGGGEVELFSGFELNRMGMLIALSLTFLALVCINGAFKFYINTYKGRLGERMLRRLRYDLVDRVMRFPLSHFRRIKAPEVATMIKDEVEPMGGFIGDAFVQPVFLGGQALTALAFILAQNFWLGMIAFAVVAVQAYIIPRLRRRLLVLSKQRQITARALAGRVGEIVEGVADVHLNDASNRERADISNRLGEIFFIRYELYQRKFAVKWLNNFLAQLTPFMFYLIGGYFALRGSLDIGQLVAVIGAYKDLPTPIKELIDWDQQRLDVQVKYNQVIEQFCPDNMLDPKLQLPPEGPIPHIETALALASVSVIDETGARLLESTSLTLQPQERVAAIGPINSGAETVAEVFARLTPPTSGRATIDGKPLEELPEAFTGRRIGYVGPDAYFPHASIREVLLYGICHVPLRGQPKTAETRVPPDILAAEALASGNTTMDVNADWVDYESAGLTGPEALTPRFMEVLMMVDLHADMFDLGLRSTIDPQTSPEIMSQALEARSHLRRMLSEPPLNQLVEIFDPDRYNFQATVAENLLFGTALDDTFAIRNLPTNAYMHEVLQDQALEDNLVEMGREIAETVTDLFAGLAPDHPFFEQLSLMTAEEIPEYKAILARLSSGGATARDDRAMLLKLALGYIEPRHRLGLLDDALARRLVEARKAFRAGLPSDLAGSVAFYEPDKYNIASNLLDNVLFGRIAYGIADGPRRVREAMRRVFDQLGMEHAIIEAGLNFNVGSGGKRLSASQRQKLALARVLMKRVDFLIVNRALSALDSRNYAEIVQRVLAAAKEDGDRGFGLFWVLNTPDLAQLFDRTLTFDQGRLVADSLADRGSDRDSPRQRVAAS; encoded by the coding sequence ATGGAAAGCAATTTATTTTGGTATATTTGGAATCACACCAAGAAACAGCAGATCTGGATCCTGGCGATCATTCTGCTGTCGATGCCTGTCTATTTCGTTTCGCTCGACCTTCCCAAGCAGATCGTCAATGGCCCGATCACGGGCGAGGGCTTTGAAGCCGCAAACGCGACAGCCCGGTTTCTGAGGCTCGCCTTTGGCCTGCCGCAGTTTCTCGGTGGCGGCGAAGTTGAGCTCTTTTCCGGCTTCGAGCTCAACAGGATGGGCATGCTCATTGCCCTCTCGCTGACCTTCCTCGCGCTGGTCTGCATCAACGGCGCGTTCAAATTCTACATCAACACATATAAAGGCCGCCTCGGCGAGCGGATGTTGCGTCGGCTCCGCTATGACCTCGTCGACCGGGTGATGCGCTTCCCCCTCAGCCATTTCCGCCGGATCAAGGCGCCGGAAGTGGCCACTATGATCAAGGACGAGGTGGAGCCGATGGGAGGCTTCATCGGCGATGCATTCGTCCAGCCGGTCTTTCTCGGTGGGCAGGCCTTGACCGCGCTTGCCTTCATCCTGGCGCAGAATTTCTGGCTTGGCATGATCGCCTTTGCTGTTGTGGCAGTACAGGCTTACATCATCCCACGCCTGAGGCGCCGGCTGCTGGTTCTGTCCAAGCAGCGCCAGATCACTGCTCGGGCTTTGGCCGGCCGCGTCGGCGAAATTGTGGAGGGGGTCGCCGACGTTCACCTCAATGACGCGTCGAACCGCGAGCGGGCAGACATCTCCAACCGGCTCGGTGAAATCTTCTTCATCCGCTACGAGCTCTATCAGAGGAAGTTTGCGGTCAAATGGCTGAATAACTTTCTCGCGCAGCTCACACCCTTCATGTTCTACCTGATCGGTGGCTATTTCGCCTTGCGCGGCTCATTGGATATTGGCCAGCTGGTTGCGGTGATCGGCGCGTATAAGGATCTCCCGACACCCATCAAGGAACTGATCGACTGGGATCAGCAGCGCCTTGATGTACAGGTGAAGTACAATCAGGTGATCGAGCAGTTCTGTCCGGACAATATGCTCGATCCCAAGCTGCAGCTCCCGCCCGAGGGGCCCATTCCCCATATCGAGACCGCTCTGGCCTTGGCGAGTGTGAGCGTCATCGACGAGACCGGCGCGCGGTTGCTCGAGTCCACCTCCCTCACCCTCCAGCCGCAGGAGCGCGTCGCTGCCATCGGGCCGATCAATAGCGGCGCCGAAACCGTGGCAGAGGTGTTTGCCCGGTTGACGCCGCCGACCAGCGGTCGGGCGACGATCGATGGCAAGCCGCTCGAGGAGCTGCCTGAGGCCTTCACGGGGCGTCGCATCGGTTACGTGGGTCCCGATGCTTATTTCCCCCATGCGTCTATCCGGGAAGTCCTCCTTTACGGCATATGCCATGTGCCGCTCCGCGGACAGCCCAAGACGGCAGAGACGAGGGTCCCGCCGGATATACTTGCGGCCGAGGCCCTTGCCTCCGGCAACACCACCATGGATGTGAATGCCGACTGGGTCGATTACGAGAGTGCCGGTCTCACCGGGCCGGAGGCGCTCACGCCCCGGTTCATGGAAGTGCTGATGATGGTCGATCTGCACGCGGACATGTTCGATCTGGGCCTGCGGTCGACCATCGATCCCCAAACCTCGCCGGAGATCATGAGCCAGGCACTGGAGGCACGCTCCCATCTGCGCCGCATGCTGTCGGAGCCTCCTCTGAACCAGCTGGTCGAGATATTCGATCCCGACCGCTATAACTTTCAGGCGACCGTTGCCGAGAACCTGCTGTTCGGTACGGCCCTCGACGATACCTTCGCGATCCGAAATCTGCCGACCAACGCCTATATGCACGAGGTCCTGCAGGACCAGGCGCTTGAGGACAATCTCGTCGAGATGGGCCGCGAGATCGCCGAAACAGTCACCGATCTGTTTGCAGGGCTGGCCCCTGATCATCCCTTCTTCGAGCAGCTCAGCCTGATGACTGCCGAGGAAATTCCAGAATATAAGGCGATCTTGGCCCGGCTCAGTTCCGGCGGCGCCACGGCCAGAGATGACCGGGCGATGCTGCTCAAGCTCGCGCTGGGCTATATCGAGCCGCGCCATCGCTTGGGCCTGCTTGATGATGCTCTCGCGAGGCGCCTGGTGGAGGCGCGCAAAGCCTTCCGTGCGGGCTTGCCGAGCGATCTCGCCGGGTCTGTCGCGTTCTATGAGCCTGACAAATACAACATCGCCTCGAACCTGCTCGACAATGTGCTGTTCGGTCGTATCGCATACGGCATAGCCGATGGGCCACGCCGTGTGCGCGAGGCCATGCGCCGGGTCTTCGATCAACTGGGCATGGAGCATGCCATCATCGAGGCCGGGCTCAACTTCAACGTGGGCTCGGGCGGCAAGCGGCTTTCTGCCTCGCAACGGCAGAAACTGGCACTTGCCCGTGTTCTGATGAAGCGTGTCGATTTCCTGATCGTGAACCGCGCATTGTCAGCCTTGGATAGCCGCAACTATGCGGAAATCGTTCAGCGGGTCCTCGCCGCGGCGAAGGAAGACGGCGACAGAGGATTCGGGCTGTTCTGGGTATTGAACACGCCCGATCTCGCCCAGCTATTCGATCGTACACTTACTTTCGATCAGGGCCGGCTGGTCGCCGATAGTCTCGCTGATCGTGGCTCTGATCGCGATAGTCCTCGGCAAAGGGTCGCCGCATCATGA
- a CDS encoding cyclic nucleotide-binding domain-containing protein — protein MTSLKDEVDALRRIPLFANVSPQKLKLLAFTSERMSFEPGQELFHQGDIGDAAYVIIAGSAEILVDTPDGQLAVAEVSENDFIGEIAILCEVPRTATVRAVNRLETLKIMKEHFLRMVAEFPEMAVEIMRELANRLHRTTMELTEARQHRRNGT, from the coding sequence ATGACTTCCCTAAAGGATGAGGTGGACGCGCTTCGGCGCATTCCTCTGTTCGCAAACGTCTCTCCTCAGAAACTCAAGCTTCTGGCCTTCACGTCCGAGCGTATGTCCTTCGAGCCCGGCCAGGAGCTTTTTCATCAGGGCGATATCGGTGATGCGGCCTATGTCATCATCGCCGGATCCGCTGAGATTCTCGTAGATACACCCGATGGCCAGCTCGCCGTCGCCGAGGTCAGCGAAAACGACTTCATCGGCGAGATTGCCATCCTGTGCGAGGTGCCGCGGACCGCAACCGTGCGTGCCGTCAATCGCCTCGAAACGCTCAAGATCATGAAGGAGCACTTTCTCCGCATGGTCGCTGAATTTCCGGAAATGGCCGTCGAGATCATGCGTGAGCTGGCCAATCGTCTTCATCGAACAACCATGGAGTTGACCGAAGCGCGCCAACATCGGCGCAACGGTACTTGA
- a CDS encoding ABC transporter substrate-binding protein — MRMLAGVFALFILIGADGRGFAQQSDLVIGTEGSYPPFNFTDASGNLQGFDIDIAKALCVKLQANCRFVAQDWEGLIPALLSKKIDAIVASMSITEERMKVVAFTQRYYRTPARFVAPKSSHITDTSPDGLAGKSLGAQSSTIHAKYLEEHYQESTIKLYGSHDTAMLDLAAGRIDAVLVQSTAVYDWLNKTPEGACCEFVGEPLSDPAYFGLGAGIAVRKEDEALREQLNQAIDAIRADGTYQQINAKYFPFSIY; from the coding sequence ATGCGAATGCTGGCGGGGGTGTTTGCACTATTTATTCTCATCGGCGCTGATGGGCGCGGATTTGCCCAGCAATCAGATCTGGTCATAGGAACCGAAGGGTCATACCCACCCTTCAACTTCACTGATGCGAGCGGGAATCTCCAGGGCTTCGATATCGACATCGCCAAAGCGCTCTGCGTGAAGCTGCAGGCAAATTGCCGGTTCGTTGCGCAGGACTGGGAAGGCCTCATTCCAGCACTTCTTTCGAAGAAGATCGATGCCATCGTCGCATCAATGTCGATCACGGAAGAGCGGATGAAGGTCGTCGCCTTCACCCAGCGCTATTACCGAACGCCCGCACGCTTCGTTGCGCCGAAATCCTCCCATATCACCGATACGTCACCCGACGGCCTCGCCGGCAAAAGTCTTGGCGCCCAGTCCTCCACGATCCATGCCAAATATCTGGAGGAACACTACCAGGAATCGACCATCAAGCTCTATGGATCCCATGATACGGCGATGCTGGATCTTGCAGCCGGCCGCATTGATGCTGTGCTCGTTCAGTCCACAGCCGTCTATGACTGGCTGAACAAGACACCGGAGGGCGCCTGCTGCGAGTTCGTTGGCGAGCCCCTGAGTGATCCGGCCTATTTTGGCTTGGGCGCCGGCATCGCCGTTCGCAAGGAAGACGAGGCGCTTCGCGAGCAATTGAATCAGGCAATCGACGCGATCCGGGCTGACGGCACCTATCAGCAGATCAATGCAAAATACTTTCCCTTCTCGATCTATTGA
- a CDS encoding patatin-like phospholipase family protein produces the protein MLKAGAAVLLSVGLASCASFHARDPVPMAQVDVAEPVGYEHIRFWGDAIPDPSDAALTLQAAHRAAEYRRTGRQPRQLDFLAISGGGENGAFGAGLLAGWSARGTRPEFEVVTGVSTGALIGAMAFLGPSRDAELTALYTQYGGSHIMRRRGLLSALLGGTSLADDTPLANLIVQAIDEDYLDEVAAEHMRGRRFFVATTNLDAQRPVIWDMGAIASSGAPDRLDLFRSVLLASASIPGIFPPVEIEVTVDGVLYDEMHVDGSVTEDVFVFPALFMKASSTKRHIPRRLYVIHNGKLGPEWSATKLSLLPIIERSISTLTKAHGTGDLFRLFALSEANRLEFRMVAVPDDFAATSTDDFDVHYMQALYSRGYAMGNSNLQWLRMPPALGFSSAGLR, from the coding sequence TTGCTTAAAGCTGGGGCCGCCGTACTCTTGTCGGTGGGCCTGGCGTCCTGCGCATCGTTCCATGCGCGTGATCCGGTTCCGATGGCTCAGGTGGATGTTGCCGAGCCGGTGGGCTATGAACACATTCGGTTCTGGGGAGATGCGATCCCCGATCCGTCGGATGCAGCACTCACATTGCAAGCGGCGCATAGAGCGGCGGAATATCGCCGAACGGGACGGCAGCCGCGGCAGCTCGATTTCCTCGCCATCTCCGGCGGCGGTGAGAATGGCGCATTCGGTGCCGGTTTGCTCGCGGGCTGGAGCGCACGCGGCACACGGCCCGAGTTCGAGGTGGTCACGGGAGTGAGCACAGGCGCTTTGATCGGCGCGATGGCATTTCTCGGGCCCTCCCGCGATGCGGAGCTGACGGCGCTCTATACGCAGTATGGCGGAAGCCACATCATGCGGCGGCGCGGTCTGCTCAGCGCGCTGCTCGGTGGGACGTCGCTCGCCGATGATACCCCCCTTGCCAATCTGATCGTGCAGGCAATTGACGAGGATTATCTGGACGAGGTTGCGGCTGAGCATATGCGCGGGCGCCGGTTTTTCGTGGCGACAACAAATCTCGATGCGCAGAGACCGGTGATCTGGGACATGGGGGCTATTGCGAGCAGTGGCGCACCAGACCGGCTGGACCTGTTCAGATCAGTCCTGCTGGCATCGGCTTCCATCCCGGGCATTTTTCCACCCGTGGAGATCGAGGTGACCGTTGATGGCGTGCTCTATGACGAGATGCATGTGGACGGCTCGGTGACGGAAGATGTCTTCGTATTTCCCGCCTTGTTCATGAAGGCGAGCAGCACGAAACGGCACATTCCCCGTCGCCTCTACGTCATTCACAACGGTAAGCTCGGGCCGGAATGGTCGGCGACGAAGCTCAGCCTGCTGCCCATTATCGAGCGGTCGATCTCAACGCTCACCAAGGCTCATGGAACCGGCGACCTGTTCCGGCTCTTTGCCCTCTCCGAGGCCAATCGGCTCGAGTTCCGGATGGTGGCAGTTCCAGACGATTTTGCTGCAACCTCCACCGACGATTTCGATGTGCACTATATGCAGGCGCTTTACAGCCGCGGCTATGCGATGGGTAACAGCAATCTCCAATGGCTGCGGATGCCACCGGCATTGGGATTTAGCTCGGCCGGGCTGCGGTGA
- the ggt gene encoding gamma-glutamyltransferase: MVVTNHGLASAAGAEMLAAGGNAVDAAIAALFTLTVVEPMMVGIFGGGMAHIRMADGRHLVLDGLSAAPMAARPEMYRPVSDRMPHYMETVGRENMLGPKSVATPGTLRGWCDALVRFGRLSLADVMEPAIRHARRGFTVTPYLANCIKEAAADLALDAEIARLYVPDGSPVPPGHRLVMTDYAETLSVIAEEGPEVFYGGSLGRIITDYMARTGGLVSAADLEAVKTIERTPVYGTYRGYDVYGPPPPSAGGVHVLQMLNILEGYDLAGLGFGSVETMHLLGEVLKIAFADRAAATADPAFVDVPVAQLIAKAYADDRRAKIDAMATRNWGPGVISAESANTTHVTVADADGNIVASTQTINSLFGARFMIPGTGIIPNNYMSLFDPHPGHALSIAPGKRVTTSMAPTVVLREGKPAFALGLPGGLRIFGSAMQAIVNLIDHRMTLQEAVEAPRLWTQGQELEVEEAFPTPAREALAARGWTVLPVPHVGGGMTAIAFNPNGSTTGAACWRADGVAIGMGGGNARAGTRFWPDAPPAAETR, encoded by the coding sequence ATGGTCGTCACCAATCACGGGCTTGCCTCCGCGGCTGGCGCGGAGATGCTGGCTGCTGGTGGCAATGCGGTCGATGCCGCCATCGCTGCACTCTTCACCCTCACCGTGGTCGAGCCGATGATGGTGGGCATATTTGGCGGCGGCATGGCCCATATCCGCATGGCGGATGGTCGCCATCTCGTCCTTGATGGCTTGAGCGCCGCTCCCATGGCCGCGAGGCCCGAGATGTATCGGCCAGTGTCCGACCGCATGCCGCATTACATGGAGACTGTGGGCCGCGAGAACATGCTGGGCCCGAAATCGGTCGCAACCCCTGGCACCTTGCGCGGCTGGTGCGACGCACTCGTCCGCTTCGGCCGACTGTCGCTTGCCGATGTCATGGAGCCCGCTATCCGGCATGCCCGGCGCGGCTTCACGGTGACCCCATACCTCGCCAATTGCATTAAGGAAGCTGCGGCGGATCTTGCTCTCGATGCCGAGATTGCGCGGCTATACGTGCCAGATGGCTCGCCGGTCCCCCCAGGCCACCGTCTGGTGATGACGGACTATGCCGAAACACTGTCGGTGATTGCCGAGGAAGGCCCCGAGGTCTTCTACGGCGGCAGCCTTGGCCGCATCATCACCGATTACATGGCACGCACTGGAGGTCTGGTCAGCGCGGCCGATCTCGAAGCGGTGAAGACGATCGAGCGCACGCCCGTATATGGCACCTATCGCGGCTATGACGTCTATGGGCCACCCCCGCCCTCTGCCGGCGGCGTCCACGTGCTCCAGATGCTGAATATTCTCGAGGGTTATGATCTGGCCGGGCTCGGCTTTGGCTCCGTTGAAACCATGCACCTGCTCGGTGAGGTCCTCAAGATCGCCTTTGCTGATCGGGCGGCCGCCACGGCTGATCCGGCCTTTGTCGATGTTCCGGTTGCGCAGCTGATTGCCAAAGCTTATGCGGACGACCGTCGCGCCAAGATCGATGCGATGGCGACCCGTAATTGGGGGCCCGGTGTCATCTCAGCGGAATCCGCCAACACCACCCATGTTACCGTGGCCGATGCCGATGGCAACATCGTCGCCAGCACCCAGACCATCAACAGCCTGTTCGGCGCCCGTTTCATGATCCCAGGCACCGGGATCATCCCCAACAATTATATGTCCCTCTTCGACCCGCACCCTGGACACGCCCTGTCCATTGCGCCGGGCAAGCGGGTCACCACCTCAATGGCGCCAACGGTTGTGCTGCGCGAGGGCAAGCCGGCCTTTGCCTTGGGTTTGCCGGGTGGGTTGCGTATCTTCGGCTCCGCGATGCAGGCGATCGTCAATCTGATCGACCACCGCATGACACTGCAGGAAGCGGTCGAGGCACCACGCCTGTGGACGCAAGGTCAGGAGCTGGAGGTTGAAGAAGCCTTTCCGACACCGGCCCGTGAGGCACTCGCAGCCCGCGGCTGGACCGTGCTTCCCGTTCCGCATGTGGGCGGCGGCATGACCGCCATTGCATTCAACCCGAATGGCAGCACCACCGGTGCCGCCTGCTGGCGCGCAGATGGTGTAGCGATCGGCATGGGCGGCGGCAATGCGCGTGCAGGCACCCGCTTCTGGCCCGATGCACCGCCCGCCGCTGAGACACGCTAG
- a CDS encoding Zn-dependent hydrolase produces MNSLRVDSDRLWSALMEIGRIGETAAGGSRRLALTAEDGEARHLLCRWAKEAGCSVTVDRLGNIFARREGSDPQAAPVMVGSHLDTVPTGGKFDGILGVIAGLEMIRRLNDQQVATRAPIELVCWTNEEGARFSPMTLGSSVFVGDIALDFALSRQDPSGVTVGEALERIGYAGSSPVGGRKVGTYLELHVEQGPLLKEGGEQIGVVTGSFKALYFVATVKGQAAHVGPTLMEQRSDAMVGAAALTLEIDRIGRSRGRDGRSNAPHIEIYPNVRGVIPAEVRLSCDVRHRDPEEAVQMEAELRAACRKVEQERGVTITLEQYFEFGPVEMDARMTGLVRETADQLGLTHRDILTVASHDAVPMMRLCPTALIFVPSETGISHNETEYSTPAQCAAGADVLLNMALRLAS; encoded by the coding sequence GTGAATAGCTTGCGCGTGGATAGCGACCGCCTGTGGTCGGCGCTCATGGAGATCGGCCGCATTGGTGAGACTGCTGCTGGCGGCTCACGGCGGCTTGCACTCACGGCCGAGGATGGAGAGGCACGGCATCTTCTGTGCCGTTGGGCCAAGGAGGCCGGCTGCAGCGTCACCGTGGACAGGCTCGGCAATATTTTCGCCCGCCGTGAAGGCAGCGATCCCCAGGCCGCACCGGTTATGGTGGGCAGCCATCTCGACACTGTGCCGACGGGCGGGAAATTCGACGGCATTCTGGGCGTGATTGCCGGGCTCGAGATGATCAGGCGGCTGAATGATCAGCAGGTTGCAACGCGCGCGCCGATCGAGCTTGTGTGCTGGACCAATGAGGAGGGGGCGCGGTTCTCGCCAATGACCCTCGGCTCGTCGGTCTTTGTTGGCGATATTGCGTTGGATTTCGCGCTGTCGCGGCAAGATCCGTCCGGCGTGACCGTTGGTGAGGCGCTCGAGCGCATTGGCTATGCCGGAAGCAGTCCGGTGGGGGGCCGCAAGGTTGGCACTTACCTCGAGCTTCATGTGGAGCAGGGACCGCTGCTCAAGGAAGGGGGCGAGCAGATCGGCGTTGTCACGGGCTCGTTCAAGGCGCTCTATTTCGTGGCAACGGTGAAGGGACAGGCCGCGCATGTGGGCCCGACCCTGATGGAACAGCGCAGCGATGCCATGGTGGGAGCGGCGGCGCTCACGCTGGAAATCGATCGGATCGGCCGGTCGCGCGGGCGGGATGGGCGATCGAATGCACCGCATATCGAGATCTATCCCAATGTGCGCGGGGTAATTCCGGCGGAGGTGCGGCTAAGCTGCGATGTGCGCCATCGCGACCCGGAAGAGGCGGTGCAGATGGAAGCCGAGCTGCGGGCGGCGTGCCGCAAGGTCGAGCAAGAGCGGGGCGTCACCATAACGCTCGAGCAATATTTTGAGTTCGGCCCGGTGGAGATGGACGCGAGGATGACCGGTCTCGTGAGAGAGACCGCCGATCAGCTGGGCTTGACCCATCGGGACATCCTGACCGTGGCCAGCCACGATGCGGTTCCGATGATGAGGCTCTGCCCGACCGCGCTCATCTTCGTGCCGAGCGAGACCGGCATCTCTCACAATGAGACGGAATACAGTACTCCAGCCCAGTGTGCGGCCGGAGCGGACGTGCTTCTGAACATGGCGCTGAGGCTGGCGAGCTAG
- a CDS encoding ArgE/DapE family deacylase, which produces MLDKDVAKAITDAVDAAFDDQIRFTQDMVRIPSLRGQEHTMQDFMADAMAKRGFDVDHWRINVDDIKDMPGFAPVAISYENSFNVVGTYRPKTRKGRSLIFNGHVDVVPTGPWERWTTPPFEPRIEGKWMYGRGAGDMKAGLAGTLFAFDAVRAAGFMPTAPIHFQSVVEEECTGNGTLACLQRGYRADCAFVPEPLEPKLMRAEVGLIWFRVHVDGDPQHASAGFNNVGANAIEKALSLWPHIKALEDVWNARKVDHPVYKDHPHPIRVNLGEISGGEWTSSVPATATLNVRVGVLPGAKLADIRNEIEACIRKAALSDPYLSNNPPRVEYHGHMAEGYVLENAAVPEAVLADSHYAVFDQKLEDVVTSAATDARFFGLYQNTPGLVYGPICERPHGFDERVDLESVRAVTKTMALFLAEWCGVERG; this is translated from the coding sequence ATGCTCGACAAGGACGTTGCCAAAGCCATCACGGATGCGGTCGATGCGGCATTCGATGACCAGATCCGCTTCACGCAGGACATGGTGCGCATTCCCTCGTTGCGAGGCCAGGAGCACACCATGCAGGATTTCATGGCCGATGCCATGGCCAAGCGTGGCTTCGATGTGGATCATTGGCGGATCAATGTGGACGACATCAAGGATATGCCGGGTTTCGCGCCGGTGGCGATCTCTTACGAGAATTCCTTCAATGTCGTCGGCACATACCGGCCGAAGACCCGCAAGGGCCGCTCGCTGATCTTCAATGGTCATGTGGATGTGGTGCCGACGGGTCCATGGGAGCGCTGGACGACGCCGCCCTTCGAGCCGCGTATCGAGGGCAAGTGGATGTATGGCCGTGGCGCCGGTGACATGAAAGCGGGGCTTGCGGGCACGCTGTTTGCTTTCGATGCGGTGCGGGCGGCCGGCTTCATGCCCACGGCGCCGATCCACTTCCAATCGGTGGTCGAGGAGGAATGCACGGGCAATGGCACGCTCGCCTGTCTGCAAAGGGGCTATCGCGCCGACTGTGCCTTCGTTCCCGAGCCGCTGGAGCCGAAGCTCATGCGGGCAGAAGTGGGATTGATCTGGTTCCGCGTGCATGTCGACGGCGATCCGCAACATGCTTCCGCCGGGTTCAACAATGTGGGCGCCAATGCGATCGAGAAGGCGCTGAGCCTATGGCCGCATATCAAGGCGCTGGAAGACGTCTGGAACGCGCGCAAGGTCGACCACCCCGTCTATAAGGATCATCCGCATCCGATCCGCGTCAATCTCGGAGAGATCTCGGGCGGCGAATGGACGTCCAGCGTGCCCGCCACGGCAACCCTCAATGTCCGCGTCGGCGTGCTGCCGGGAGCCAAGCTTGCGGATATTCGCAACGAGATCGAGGCCTGTATTCGTAAGGCGGCGCTGAGCGATCCCTATCTCTCCAATAATCCGCCACGGGTCGAGTATCACGGCCATATGGCGGAGGGATACGTTCTGGAGAATGCGGCGGTGCCGGAGGCGGTGCTCGCCGACAGCCACTATGCCGTGTTCGATCAGAAGCTCGAGGACGTGGTGACCTCTGCTGCCACCGACGCTCGCTTCTTTGGCCTCTACCAGAACACGCCTGGCCTGGTTTACGGTCCGATCTGTGAGCGGCCGCACGGGTTCGACGAGCGGGTCGACCTCGAGTCCGTCAGGGCAGTGACCAAAACGATGGCGCTGTTCCTGGCCGAGTGGTGCGGCGTAGAGAGAGGATAG